A single genomic interval of Rhinopithecus roxellana isolate Shanxi Qingling chromosome 11, ASM756505v1, whole genome shotgun sequence harbors:
- the LIPF gene encoding gastric triacylglycerol lipase isoform X2, which yields MWLLLTMASLISVLGTTHGFFGKLNPRSPEVTMNISQMITYWGYPNEEYNVVTEDGYILEVNRIPYGKNNSGNTDAGYDVWLGNSRGNTWARRNLYYSPDSVEFWAFSFDEMAKYDLPATIDFIVKKTGQKQLHYVGHSQGTTIGFIAFSTNPSLAKRIKTFYALAPVATVKYTESLINKLRFVPEFLFKIIFGNKMFLPHNFFDQFLATEVCSRQTLNLLCSNALFIICGFDSKNFNVSRLDVYVSHNPAGTSVQNMLHWTQAVKSGEFQAYDWGSPVQNRMHYNQSQPPYYNVTAMTVPIAVWNGGKDLLADPQDVGLLLPKLPNLTYHKEIPFYNHLDFIWAMDAPQEVYNEIVSMISEDKK from the exons ATGTGGCTACTTTTAACAATGGCAAGTTTGATATCCGTACTGGGGACTACACATGGTTTCTTTGGAAAATTAAATCCTAGAAGCCCTGAAGTGACTATGAACATT AGTCAGATGATTACTTACTGGGGATACCCAAATGAAGAATACAATGTTGTGACTGAAGATGGTTATATCCTTGAAGTTAACAGAATTCCTTATGGGAAGAATAATTCAGGGAATACAG ACGCTGGTTATGATGTGTGGCTGGGCAATAGCAGAGGAAACACCTGGGCCAGGAGAAACTTGTACTATTCACCAGATTCAGTTGAATTCTGGGCTTTCAG cTTTGATGAAATGGCTAAATATGACCTTCCAGCCACAATCGACTTCATTGTAAAGAAAACCGGACAGAAGCAGCTACACTATGTTGGCCATTCCCAGGGTACCACCATCG GTTTTATTGCCTTTTCCACCAATCCCAGCCTGGCAAAAAGAATCAAAACCTTCTATGCTCTAGCTCCTGTTGCCACTGTGAAGTATACAGAAAGCCTTATAAACAAACTTAGATTTGTTCCTGAATTCCTCTTTAAG attatatTTGGTAACaaaatgttcttaccacacaaCTTCTTTGATCAATTTCTTGCTACTGAAGTGTGCTCCCGCCAGACACTGAATCTCCTTTGCAGCAATGCCTTATTTATCATTTGTGGATTTGACAGTAAGAACTTTAACGTG AGTCGCTTGGATGTGTATGTATCACATAATCCAGCAGGAACTTCTGTTCAAAACATGTTGCATTGGACCCAG GCTGTTAAGTCTGGGGAATTCCAAGCTTATGACTGGGGAAGCCCAGTTCAGAATAGGATGCACTATAATCAG TCCCAACCTCCCTACTACAATGTGACAGCCATGACTGTACCAATTGCAGTGTGGAATGGTGGCAAGGACCTATTGGCTGATCCCCAAGACGTTGGCCTTTTGCTTCCAAAACTCCCCAATCTTACTTACCACAAGGAGATTCCTTTTTACAATCACTTGGATTTTATCTGGGCAATGGACGCCCCTCAAGAAGTTTACAATGAAATTGTTTCTATGATATCAGAAGATAAAAAGTAG
- the LIPF gene encoding gastric triacylglycerol lipase isoform X1 yields MWLLLTMASLISVLGTTHGFFGKLNPRSPEVTMNISQMITYWGYPNEEYNVVTEDGYILEVNRIPYGKNNSGNTGQRPVVFLQHGLLASATNWISNLPNNSLAFILADAGYDVWLGNSRGNTWARRNLYYSPDSVEFWAFSFDEMAKYDLPATIDFIVKKTGQKQLHYVGHSQGTTIGFIAFSTNPSLAKRIKTFYALAPVATVKYTESLINKLRFVPEFLFKIIFGNKMFLPHNFFDQFLATEVCSRQTLNLLCSNALFIICGFDSKNFNVSRLDVYVSHNPAGTSVQNMLHWTQAVKSGEFQAYDWGSPVQNRMHYNQSQPPYYNVTAMTVPIAVWNGGKDLLADPQDVGLLLPKLPNLTYHKEIPFYNHLDFIWAMDAPQEVYNEIVSMISEDKK; encoded by the exons ATGTGGCTACTTTTAACAATGGCAAGTTTGATATCCGTACTGGGGACTACACATGGTTTCTTTGGAAAATTAAATCCTAGAAGCCCTGAAGTGACTATGAACATT AGTCAGATGATTACTTACTGGGGATACCCAAATGAAGAATACAATGTTGTGACTGAAGATGGTTATATCCTTGAAGTTAACAGAATTCCTTATGGGAAGAATAATTCAGGGAATACAG gCCAGAGACCTGTTGTGTTTTTGCAGCATGGTTTGCTTGCATCAGCCACAAACTGGATTTCCAACCTGCCGAACAACAGCCTTGCCTTCATTCTGGCAGACGCTGGTTATGATGTGTGGCTGGGCAATAGCAGAGGAAACACCTGGGCCAGGAGAAACTTGTACTATTCACCAGATTCAGTTGAATTCTGGGCTTTCAG cTTTGATGAAATGGCTAAATATGACCTTCCAGCCACAATCGACTTCATTGTAAAGAAAACCGGACAGAAGCAGCTACACTATGTTGGCCATTCCCAGGGTACCACCATCG GTTTTATTGCCTTTTCCACCAATCCCAGCCTGGCAAAAAGAATCAAAACCTTCTATGCTCTAGCTCCTGTTGCCACTGTGAAGTATACAGAAAGCCTTATAAACAAACTTAGATTTGTTCCTGAATTCCTCTTTAAG attatatTTGGTAACaaaatgttcttaccacacaaCTTCTTTGATCAATTTCTTGCTACTGAAGTGTGCTCCCGCCAGACACTGAATCTCCTTTGCAGCAATGCCTTATTTATCATTTGTGGATTTGACAGTAAGAACTTTAACGTG AGTCGCTTGGATGTGTATGTATCACATAATCCAGCAGGAACTTCTGTTCAAAACATGTTGCATTGGACCCAG GCTGTTAAGTCTGGGGAATTCCAAGCTTATGACTGGGGAAGCCCAGTTCAGAATAGGATGCACTATAATCAG TCCCAACCTCCCTACTACAATGTGACAGCCATGACTGTACCAATTGCAGTGTGGAATGGTGGCAAGGACCTATTGGCTGATCCCCAAGACGTTGGCCTTTTGCTTCCAAAACTCCCCAATCTTACTTACCACAAGGAGATTCCTTTTTACAATCACTTGGATTTTATCTGGGCAATGGACGCCCCTCAAGAAGTTTACAATGAAATTGTTTCTATGATATCAGAAGATAAAAAGTAG